The Rhodopirellula islandica genome segment GGAAATGCTTGGCCATGTTTTCGGCCGTTGGATTGCTGTCCAGCTCGTAAATTCGGTGCGGTTCCGAACTGCGGATCGCATCCAACCCGTTCTGGTCTTTCTCCCACAACACGAATGTGTGGTCCCAGTTTTCGTCGATCCAATCCTTGCAGCGAGCCTTCAGCTGCTTGAAGTCCAGGATCCGCCCCACCGCGTCTTGCTTCTTGCCCGTCACGTAGACCTCCAGCACGTAATTGTGGCCGTGCAGGCTCTGGCATTTGCCTTCGTGCCCCACC includes the following:
- the queD gene encoding 6-carboxytetrahydropterin synthase QueD, which codes for MRRFTFCAGHRLVGHEGKCQSLHGHNYVLEVYVTGKKQDAVGRILDFKQLKARCKDWIDENWDHTFVLWEKDQNGLDAIRSSEPHRIYELDSNPTAENMAKHFLEKVCPEILGDSGATAYKVRLWESEETYAEAELD